GGAAAACTATCGCCAAATGCGGGTAGAACTTCATCCTGGTGATGAAATGCCTCGTGAACGATTATTAGCATCCCTGGTTGCTATGCAATATAGTCGAAACGATGTAGATTTTTATCGAGGGACTTTTCGTGTTCGGGGTGATATTGTAGATGTTTTTCCTGCTTATGAAACAGAGCGGGCCATCCGCATTGAATACTTCGGCGATGAAATTGATGGGCTATCGGAATTTGACCCTTTACGGGGTATAACTTATCGCCGTTTACGCTATGTGGAAATTTACCCGGGCAGTCATTATGCAACAACACAGGATGCTTTGGAACATGCTATCCATAGTATAGAACATGAACTCAACGAACGATTAAAGGAACTGTATGCAGAAAATCAGGTGTTGTATGCTCAACGGTTGGAACAACGAACGCGATATGATATGGAAATGCTTCGCGAATTAGGATATTGTCCGGGAATAGAAAACTATTCGCGACATCTGGATGGACGAATGCCCGGAGAACCTCCTTATACACTAATTAATTATTTTCCAGAGGATTTTTTACTGGTTGTTGATGAAAGTCATATCTCTATACCGCAGGTGCGTGCCATGTATCACGGAGACCGTTCCCGTAAAGACCAGTTGATTGCTTATGGTTTTCGTTTACCTTCGGCACGGGATAATCGTCCCCTTACCTTTGATGAATTTATGGAGCGGATAAATCAAGTTATATATGTTAGTGCCACACCTTCGGAATTTGAGATTCAGGAAGCAGGTGGAGTAGTTGTGGAACAGGTGGTCCGTCCTACAGGACTGGTAGACCCGGAGGTAGAAGTTCGTCCAGCACAAAATCAGGTACAGGATTTGCTGGATGAAATCCAAAAACGCATTGAAAAAGGGGAACGCGTTCTCGTTACAACACTTACCAAACGGATGGCAGAGGAATTAACCGAATACTATCGACGCATTGGCCTGCGAGTTCGGTATATGCATTCCGATGTAGATACACTCGAAAGAATTGAGCTTATTCGTGATTTGCGTCGGGGCGAATTTGATGTATTAATTGGCATTAATTTGTTACGCGAAGGGTTAGACATTCCCGAAGTTTCGCTGGTTGCTATCTTAGATGCAGATAAAGAAGGCTATCTTCGTTCTGAAACAAGCCTTATTCAAACCTGCGGAAGAACGGCACGGAATATTCATGGGAAAGTCATTATGTATGCAGACCAACGCACTTCTTCTATGGAGCGGGCTATCCGTGAAATGGAACGACGTAGAAAAAAGCAATTGGCTTATAACCGCAAGCATAAAATTACCCCACGAACGATACAAAAACCTATACCGAATATTGTCCCGCAGATGAAAACAAAAAGCACACGCAAGCAACTTAAAGTGGCTGAAGCAACCGCAGAATATAATGTATTACCTGAAGATATACCCCGTGAGATAGAAAAACTTCGCCAATTGATGTTTGACTGTGCAGAACGAATGGACTTTGAAGAAGCTGCTGTATATCGTGACAAAATGCTTTCTCTCCAGAAATTGCAAATTGAGTTAGGGCTGTAAAAAAAGACAACTATTTCATTTGGGTTTTTGTATGATTTTCGATACAATAAATAAACAATTTGAATATATAAAGAAAGTGTGGAATAACAATGCAATTATCCGATGACCAATGTCTTGACCAATGGATACGGCAACGGGATATCCATGCCTTTTCAGAACTCATATCCCGACATGGGGGAATGGTCTATGGGGTTGCATTGCGTCTAACGAATGATAAGCAGACCGCATTAAATATTGCCAAGTCCTGTTTCCAGAAGTTAATGAAATCCGACAATCTCCCTCCTGTTCCCATTGCGGTATTTCTTCATCGTGAAGCGACTCGTGAATCTATGGCGATAATAAAATCCCTGCCGTTTCCCGCTGAAATTCTCTCAACCGTTTCTTGGAACGATATAAAAAAACGAGTAGATGTGCTGATTGCAAACCTTTCTGAAAAATTTTCATATCCCATCATTCTTCATATTCTCGAAGGGCAGGAGCCTGCTAATCTCGTAACACATCTTCGCCAGCCTCGTGAAAGAATTGAAGAGCGTATAGCCAAAGGGATAGAGCATATACGAAGAGGGCTAAATCTGGTAAAAATCAATCTCACCATTGCCCAACTTAATCAACTCCTTATTACCAATGCGTATGAACCCTGTCCCGCTCAATTGAATGAGGCTATATTATCTCTTTTACAGGAAACATTATCCCCACAGTTGCCTAACACCAAAATTCAGAGGAAACAAAAGAAAAAACTTATTGCGATTATTGCTTCTGTAGTTCTGGCAACGGTTACCCTTTCCTTACTGTTCCTCTTTATCATTTCTCTAAATAGAAAAGAAAAGACCCCTACAAATCCGCCTCTTGCAATCAATACCCCCTTAGATAAAGAACCTTCCATACCCCCTCCCCCCGAAAAAGAGGCAAAAAATAACCCGCTGCAATCTCCATTACCTGCAAACCCCAACAACACATCGAAACAAAACATCCCTCCATCTGAGGATACGAAAGAAATTTCCATAGACTTGAATAAAAAATTTTTCCAATTGCTTTATAGTCGTTATGATGAACAACGAAAATTGAAGGAAATT
This window of the Candidatus Hydrogenedens sp. genome carries:
- the uvrB gene encoding excinuclease ABC subunit UvrB, coding for MDKFQLVSSFQPSGDQPEAIRSLVEGLNAGVRSQVLLGVTGSGKTFTIANVIERVNRPTLVLAPNKILAAQLYGEFKQLFPHNAVEYFVSYYDYYQPEAYIPTTDTYIEKDASINDEIDKMRHSATRAVLTRRDCIIVASVSCIYGIGSPENYRQMRVELHPGDEMPRERLLASLVAMQYSRNDVDFYRGTFRVRGDIVDVFPAYETERAIRIEYFGDEIDGLSEFDPLRGITYRRLRYVEIYPGSHYATTQDALEHAIHSIEHELNERLKELYAENQVLYAQRLEQRTRYDMEMLRELGYCPGIENYSRHLDGRMPGEPPYTLINYFPEDFLLVVDESHISIPQVRAMYHGDRSRKDQLIAYGFRLPSARDNRPLTFDEFMERINQVIYVSATPSEFEIQEAGGVVVEQVVRPTGLVDPEVEVRPAQNQVQDLLDEIQKRIEKGERVLVTTLTKRMAEELTEYYRRIGLRVRYMHSDVDTLERIELIRDLRRGEFDVLIGINLLREGLDIPEVSLVAILDADKEGYLRSETSLIQTCGRTARNIHGKVIMYADQRTSSMERAIREMERRRKKQLAYNRKHKITPRTIQKPIPNIVPQMKTKSTRKQLKVAEATAEYNVLPEDIPREIEKLRQLMFDCAERMDFEEAAVYRDKMLSLQKLQIELGL